In Pseudomonas sp. Q1-7, the genomic window TGTCTGCTGGCCACATTCGGTCATGGGTTGGAGGTGGGCGAACGTCTGGCGCCCTGGACCCTGCTGGACCAGTACGAGAAGCCCTACAGCCTCAACGATGGCCTGCAGGTGCTGCTGGTGGCGCGCAGCATGGAGGGTGGCGAGCTGGTGAAAGCCGCACTGGAGGGGCGCTCCAGCGGGTATCTCGAAGCTCGCCGTGCGGTGTTCGTGGCCGACATCAGCCGCATGCCCTCACTGGTCGCCTCGCTTTTCGCCATTCCCGCGATGCGTAATTACACCTACCGCGTCCTGCTGGACCCTGAGGCCCGCGTCGCCAGCCGCTATCCGGGGGATGAATCCCGTGTGCTCTGGCTGCGGCTCGATCGCGGCAGGCTCATGGAGCGCAAGGAGTTTGGCGATGCGGCGGCGCTGCGTGCGGCCCTGGAGTCGCTGGCGCCGTGATCACCGCCGATCTCCTGTCTGCACAGACCCTGGCGCTTGGTTGGGGGCTCTACCTACCCGCCATTGCCTGGGCGGCATGGCGCGCGCCCTGGGTCGAGCTCTTCAGCGATGTTCGCCGCCAGCACCTTGTGTTCGGCACGGTGCTGCTGCTCTTTCTGCTCTGGCTGATGCGGCGTGACTTCGACTCAGGCGTGTCCTATCACTTCATCGGCATGACCGCCGTTACCCTGTTGCTGGATTGGCCATTGGCGGTGCTGGGAGGCCTGGTCGCGCAGCTGGGCCTGCTATTGCTGGGCAAGCAGGAGCTGGCGGCCCTGGGCATCAACGGTGTCTTGCTGGTGCTGCTGCCGATCCTGGTCACTGAGCTGTGCGCCAGTTGGGTCGAGCACTACCAACCGCGCAACCTGTTCGTCTACATCTTCTGCTGCGGCTTTTTCCCGGCGGCCCTGGCTGCGCTGCTGTGCGTGCTTGTTGGGCTGGGGCTGCTGTGGATGGACGGCCTCTTTCCCATGCCGCCCTGGCTGGAGGACTTCATCGGCTACCTCTGGCTGGTGATGTTCCCCGAAGCCTTCATCAACGGCACGGCCGTGACCGCCTTGGTGGTGTTCTGCCCGGAATGGCTGGAAACCTTCAATCGAACCCGTTACCTCCAGGCTCCCTGGAAGGACGACGACACACGTTCGTGAGCCTGGTGGGCGGTGCCTACCCCATCTGCCAGCAGCGCTGGGCCGGGCCGCCAAAAGCACGCGTCACCTTGCCCATCGTGGGGGCGAATGTATTCGCGAAGGGCGGATAACCCGGCCCTGGAGCGTGACTACAGGGGGCTGCGGCCCCGCCTGTTGGGTTTCGTTCCTCTACCCAACCTGCGCCAGCAGCCGGCCGGGGCCTGCGAATTCATTCGCGAAAGGACCGCAGCGCGGTCCCGTAGGTTTGCGCTGAGGAACGAAGCCCGACACTCCGGCCAACTCCGCGCAGCCTGGTCGGGCAGACGGCCCGGGGCGCGACTACAGCGTCGTGCGACCTTGAACGGCCGCTCAGTGCTCGCGCGGCGGCAGGTCGCCGGAGAAAAGGTCGTCTTCCAGATTGTCGCCGGGAATCGCATGTTCCTCGGCCGCCCAGGCACCCAGGTCGATCAGCTTGCAGCGCTCGGAGCAGAAGGGGCGGGAGGGGCTTTGCGGGCCCCACTCCACTGGAGCGCCGCAGGTCGGGCACTCCACTGTGACGGGTTGGCTCATGGCTGGCCTCCTCGCAGGGTCAGGTAGAAGTCGTGCAGGCGCTCCACTTCGCGGCGCAACCAGTTCAGGTCGCGGTCGTTCAGCAGCACGTCGTGGGCATGCTTCAGCCGCTCTTCGCGGCTGGCCTGTACCTTCAATATGGCTTGGACCTGCGCTTCGGGCACGTTGTCCCGCTGCATGGTGCGTTGGATCTGGGCGGTTTCCGGGGCGTCGACCAGCAAGATACGCTGGGTGAGCCGATGCTGGCCGGACTCGATCAGCAGCGGCGACACCAGAATGGCGTACGGGGATTCGGCGCGGGCCAGGTACTGGCTGATTTCCTGCCCGATCAGCGGGTGCAGCAGGCTCTCCAGCCAGCGGCGCTCTTCCGCATTCTCGAAAATGCGCTGGCGCAGGGCCGCGCGGTCCAGTTGGCCGTCCGCCTGCAGCACGTCGTTGCCGAAGTGCTCGGCGATCTTCGCCAGGGCCGGGCGGCCGGGCTCCACCACCCAGCGAGCGGCCTGGTCGGCATCCACCAGGTGGACGCCAAGGTCACTGAAGTGGGCGGCGACGGCGCTCTTGCCGCTGCCGATGCCGCCCGTCAAGCCAAGAATCCAGGGTTTGTTCATTTGAATCCGGCGAACTGCAGATAGGTCGCCGTTATTTGATCACCCCAGAGCAGTGCAATCCAGCCGGCAATCGCCAGATAGGGGCCGAACGGGATGGGTGTGGCGGTGTCCTGGTTGCGCAGACGCAGCATGATCACACCAAGGATCGCGCCCACCAGGGACGACAGCAGGATGGTCAGCGGCAGCACCTGCCAGCCGCCCCAGGCGCCGAGCATCGCCAGCAGCTTGAAGTCGCCGTGGCCCATGCCCTCCTTGCCCGTCACCAGCTTGAACAGCCAGTACACCGACCACAGGCTCATGTAGCCGGCGACCGCGCCCCAGAGCGCATCTTCCAGGCTGGCGAACAGCCCCTGGCTATTGAGGATCAGGCCCAGCCAGAGCAGCGGCAGCACCAGCACATCCGGCAGCAGCTGGTGGTCGACGTCGATCAGGCTCATGGCCAGCAGGCCCCAGGTCAGCACCAGGAAGGCACCGGCCTGCCAGCCGAAACCGAACTGCCAGGCCACATAGGCCGACAGCAGGCCGCAGAACAACTCCACCAGCGGGTAGCGTTTGCTGATCGGGGCTTTGCAGGAAGAGCATTTGCCGCCCAGCGCCAGGTAGCTCACCAGCGGAATATTCTCCCAGGCGCGGATTTCATGGCTGCAATGGGGGCAGCGGGAATTCGGCAGGATCAGGTTGAACGCCGGCCCCTTGGGCTCCGCCGGCAGGCTCAGTGCCTCGCGGGCCTGCTCCTGCCAGTCGCGCAGCATCATCTGCGGCAGGCGATGGATCACCACATTGAGAAAACTGCCCACCAACAGGCCGAGCACCAGAGCGCACAAAACAAAGGCCAGCGCATGGCTGGCCAGAAAGTCGATCAATTGCATTTTTAGACGACGTTGCCGAGTTGGAAGATGGGCAGGTACATGGCGATGATCAGGCCACCCACCAGCACGCCGAGCACGGCCATGATCATGGGTTCCATCAGCGCAGTGAGACCGTCGACGGCGTTATCCACTTCCGCTTCGTAGAAGCTGGCGACCTTGTCCAGCATCTCGTCCAGCGCGCCGGATTCTTCGCCGATGGCGGTCATCTGGGTGGCCATGGCCGGGAAAACGCCCGTGGTGCGCATGGAGAAGTTCAGTTGCATGCCGGTGGACACATCCTGCTTGATCTTCAGTACGGCATTCTTGAACACCACGTTGCCGCTCGCGCCGGCAACGGAGTCCAGCGCATCCACCAGCGGAACGCCCGCCGCGAAGGTGGTGGCGAGGGTGCGGGCGAAGCGCGCCACAGCGGACTTGTACAGGATGTCGCCGACAACCGGCAGCTTGAGCACGGTGTGGTCGACCCAGTCGCGGAATTTTTCCGATTTCCGGTGCGCCTGCTGAATCGCAAAACCGATGGCGAAGAACCCCAGCAGGACAAAAAACCACCATTCCTGCAGGAGCTCCGAAAGCCCAATAACCATCAGGGTAAAGGCGGGGAGCTCAGCGCCAAAATTGGCGAACACCGACTGGAACTGCGGCACCACCTTGATCAGCAGGATGGCTGACACGATGATGGCGACCACAACTACGGCAATCGGGTAGTTCATCGCCTTCTTGATCTTGGCCTTCAGGGCTTCGGTCTTCTCCTTGTAGGTGGCGACACGGTCCAGCAGGGTTTCCAGTGCGCCAGCCTGTTCGCCGGAGTCCACCAGGTTGCAATAGAGCTCGTCAAAATAGAGCGGTTTCTTGCGCAGGGAATTGGCCAGGCTGTTACCGGCGGCCACCTCCTGCTTGACCTCGTTCACCAGCGTGCGCATGGCGGGTTTCTCGAAACCCTCGCCGATGATGTCGAAGGACTGCATCAGCGGCACGCCGGCCTTCATCATGGTCGCCATCTGCCGGGTGAACAGAGCGATGTCCAGGGGCTTGATCTTCTTACCTGCCCCCAGCAGTGAACTGGACTTCTTGCGCACCCGGGTCGGGTTGATGCCCTGCTTGCGCAGTTGGGCCTTGACCAGCGCCGGAGTCGCTCCGGTCAACTCGCCCTTGACCTTCGAGCCTTTCTTGTCCGTACCTTCCCAGGCGAAGGTACTGGTTTTCAGCGCTTTTTCCGCCATGGTTAATCCTTAGTCACGCGGTTGACTTCCTCCAGGCTGGTGATGCCGTTCATGGCTTTCACCAGACCCGAGGTTCGCAGGTCATTGAAGCCATCGCGGCGCGCCTGCTGGGCGATCTGGATGGAGTTGCCTTCTTCCATAATAAGCTGCTGCATGGCCGGCGTGATTTTAACCACTTCATAAATACCCACTCGGCCCTTGTAGCCCTGGTTGCAGTTCTCGCAGCCGACCGGGGCATAGAGCGTGAAGCTGCCGATCCGGTCTTCGGGAAAGCCTTCCTTGAGCAGGGTCTCCCGCGGCACCTCATGCTCCTTCTTGCAATGGCCACACAATTTGCGTGCCAGGCGCTGGGCGATGATCAGGTTGACCGAGGTGGCGATATTGAACGCCGGTACGCCCATGTTGCGCAGGCGGGTCAAGGTCTCGGCGGCGCTATTGGTGTGCAGGGTGGATAGCACCATGTGGCCGGTCTGGGCAGCCTTGATGGCGATCTCGGCGGTTTCCAGGTCGCGGATCTCGCCGACCATGATCACGTCCGGGTCCTGGCGCAGGAAGGCGCGCAGGGCCTGGGCGAAATCCATGCCCTGCTTGGGGTTCACGTTGACCTGGTTGATGCCTTCCAGGTTGATCTCCACCGGGTCTTCCGCCGTGGAGATGTTGATATCCACCGTGTTGAGGATGTTCAGGCCCGTATAAAGGGAGACGGTCTTGCCCGAACCGGTGGGGCCGGTGACCAGGATCATCCCCTGGGGCTGCTTCAGGGCCGTGAGGTACAGCTCCTTCTGTTCTTCCTCGTAACCCAGGGCATCGATACCCATCTGCGCGCTGGTGGGGTCGAGAATCCGCATCACGATCTTCTCGCCCCAGAGGGTGGGCAGGGTGTTGACGCGGAAGTCGATGGATTTCGTCTTGGAAATCTTCATCTTGATCCGGCCGTCCTGGGGTTTGCGGCGTTCGGAAATATCCAGGGCGGCCATCACCTTGAGGCGGGCCGAGATACGGCTGGCCAATTGGATCGGCGGCTTGGCCACCTCATGCAGCATGCCATCGGTGCGGAAGCGGACCCGGTAGGCGCGCTCATAAGGCTCGAAGTGCAGGTCCGACGAGCCGCCGCGGATGGCATCCAGCAGCATCTTGTTGACGAAACGCACCACCGGCGCGTCATCGGCATCCGCGCCACCGGGGCCATCGTTCTTGTCGTCATCCACCGCCTCGACGTCGATGCCGTCCAGGTCGACGTCTCCCAGGTCCTCCATGCCGCTGCCGGCGGAGTCGAAGAACTTTTCGATGGCGTCGCCCAGTTTGTCGTCTTCGACCAGGATGGCTTCAGTATTCAGGCCGGTGCTGAACTGGATATCCGTCACCGCCTGATGATTGGTGGGGTCGGAGATGGCGACGAACAGCTTGTTGCCGCGGCGCCACAGGGGCAGGGCGCGGTGCTGGCGCACCAGTTTCTCGCTCACCAGGTCCCTGGGTTGGGATTCTTTGTCTATGCCGGCGAGGTCGAGAAAGGCGACGCCGAACTGGTCCGCGGCCATCTCCGCCAGGTCGCGGCTTTTCAGCAGCTTGTTCTGCACCAGGTAGGTGATCAGCGGAATCTTGTTACGCTGCGCCTGGGTATGGGCCTGCAGGGCGCTCCGCTCATCGAGGAGATTGGTCAGTACCAGTTGTTTGGCCAGGCCAGAAAGAGTGGATGCGGTCTCGGTCATGGGGGGCGTCAGTCTGCTGGTTGTGACTCTGCCTTATAACGTAGTTGACCATTGTCGCCAAATGTAGGTGGAAGGGGTGACAAAAAAAGGCAGTTAGTGGCTATTTGTGAATTTTTATAGAGGTTCGAGAACTGTAATGAGAGCGCGCGGGACGGGGGCTATTCAGATTGCGTGGTTCCAATAAGCGTAGTTTCGGCGGTTTCAGAAGGTGGTCGATGACTTGGCACGAACTGTGCCTTAGTGTCCGCAGGTCGTCTGGCCTATCACATATCGAGGATATAAATATATGAAGGCTCAAAAAGGTTTTACTCTAATTGAATTGATGATCGTCGTTGCGATCATCGGCATTCTCGCCGCAGTCGCATTGCCCGCCTATCAGGACTACACCAAGCGCGCCAAGATGTCAGAAGTAGTTTTGGCTGCTTCCGCGTGTCGTACTACGGTGACTGAGGTTGTACAGTCGTCAAGCGTTTCTTTGCCTGCGGCGAATGCTTGGGGATGTGAGTCTGCATCGCAGAGCTCCCGCTACGTTAAGGCGGTGAGCACTACGGCGGCTGGGGTTATCAGTGTGCAGGCGACTGGCTTCAACGACTCGGATATTGATGACAAGTTCATCACGCTCACACCGTACACTGATGGCGCCGCCTCTTCTGCTCTTGCCGCTACCGATGCGGGTAAGACTGTGGCTGCATGGAAATGTGGTCCTGCTGCAACTAATGGGGTCCCGGCGAAATTCCTTCCGGGCTCTTGCCGCGGCAACTAATCTGTTAACGCTTTTAAGAAGGGGAGATGCCTAGGCATCTCCCTTTTTTTGTGGGGTGGATATGGAAAGAGTGTCAATCCTGTTTTTATGGGTGGCGAGTATTCTCATGGTGATGTCCTGGTTATTGCCTAATCACTATTATCCATGGGTTTCCTTTTATAATGATTTTTCTGCTTTCTTGGCTCTGATTGTTCTATCTGGTTTTTTTATTTTTTCGCAGGGCTTTCCTATCTCTGCGACTAGTTTGTCATTGATGGTGGTGGCTTGTGTTCCGGTCGTTCAATGGTCGTTCGGTAAGATTTTCTTTCTAGGCGATGCCTTGATCGCAAGCTCTTATTTGTTTGGTGCTGCGCTTGCTGTTGTCTCTGGTCGAATGGTGTTTTTTTTTCTGGGGGCTAGGGCTTTCGAGTGCATGGCATGGATTATATTGGTTGGGGCGATATTGTCTTGTTGGGTGGCGCTAAGACAGTGGTTGGGGTTTGATGGAAATATCTGGGTTGTCGATTTGTCGCCGGGAGGGCGGCCCTATGCGAATCTATCCCAGCCTAACAACTTGGCGACTTTGTTATGCATGTCGTTAGTTTCTATCTTGTATTTGTGGGAGCGGTTTCGGTTAGGTCGATTTTCGGCGGCGTTAGTCGCTTTATATCTGATTGTAGGGGTGGCAATCACTCAGTCTCGTACGCCATGGCTGGGCGCTTTATGCATTCTTGTCTGGTGGTCCTGCAAAGCACAACGCGCCAATATGCGACTTTCTGTCTCATGGCTCACCCTTTGGGTTGGAGTGTATGCGGTAGCAGTGCTGGCTTTACCATATTTGGCGGATGCTTTGTATCTATCTGCTGTCAACCTGGTGGAGCGTGCTCAAGCATTGCATCGTATAGAGCTTTGGCGGCAATTATGGATGGCCATATTGCATGGGGGGTGGTGGGGTTATGGGTGGAACCAAGTCAGTGTTGCGCAAATAGGAGTCTCCTTAGGTCATTCAGTTCAATTGATGTCTGAGCATAGCCATAATATCTTTCTTGATATTTTGATATGGAATGGGCCCTTGCTAGGGGGGGGGGTCGCCTTGCTGGTTTTGGCTCATTTTTCGCGATTGGCGTGGCGCATCAAAACTTGTGAGGGTGTATTTGCTCTATTGGTGATCGGGTTGGTTTTCCTGCATGGTCTGCTTGAGTTTCCTCTAGAGTACGGGTTCTTTCTATTACCTATTGGTATCCTGTTGGGAATGCTGGAAGGAGAGCAAAGCATTCCTGAGGTTTTTGTGTTGCCTCGCTGGGGCAGTGGTTCCGCGTTGCTCGTGGGAGTGTTAGTGCTAGGTTGGGTTTGGCATGACTATCGACTCCTTGAGGAGGATCACCGTCTCCTGCGTTTTGAAAGTGCGCGTATAGGTGAGGTCAAGGCTGAGCGAATAGCGCCAGATGTTCATCTATTGACTCAGCTACGGGAGTTTCTGCAGTTTGCTCGCACTCAGGCGCAACCTAGTATGACTGCTGATCAACTCGAATGGATGCGTCGGGTAGTCTATCGCTATCCCTACCCCCCGAGTTTGTTTCGCTACTCCTTGGCCTTGGCGTTGAACGGTAAGCCCGAATTAGCAAGGTTGGAGCTAATGCGGTTGCAGGCGTTGCATGGTGATGCGCTTTACCAAGAGGCTCGCCAAGGCATGGCAACAATCTCCGAAAGATATCCACAGTTGGAGAGTTTCTGGCTTGTTGATCACGAGGATTGAACTCAGCTAGCGGGATTGCTACTTTACGCCAGCCGCCGGTGTAGCTCAGTCGGTAGAGCAGCTCATTCGTAATGAGAAGGTCGGGGGTTCGATTCCTCTTACCGGCACCATGATCCAAACAGAAAGCCCCGCAGGTTCTGCGGGGCTTTTTGCTTTCTTGTGGCGCGTGCGCTGGCTCAGTCCTTTCTTCTTGCCTTCTCGGCGGCGCCATACAGCTCCATGGCTGAGCATTGCATCAGGTCCGAGATGGATTTGATGGCATGGTGCAGGCCTTTCAGGTCCCGGTCGGTCAGGTGGTGTTCGAGGCCATCGCAACCCAGCAGGTCGGCGAGGGTGCCGAGGGCATAGCTGGCGCTCAGGATACGGTCACCTTGGCGGTCGGCCAGGCGGGCGAAGGTGTTCATGGTTCACCTCCGGCGGTTTTCCGATTGAGGGGAATAGCGGCTCGCGGAGGGCGGGGGTTGCCTACGGATGCCTGTGGATGCGGACGTCCTATGTTCATGTGTGTGGCTCCAACTTGAGGGGGGGCTGCCACAAATCGTCGCCAAACTATTAGAGGTGGCAGCTGTGCGCAGGTTGGCGAACCGGGCAAGTTGGCACCCGGCAGACCTTTCGGTCTCCCGCGCACAGCCGCCATGACACGGCATTGCGGGCACAAAAAAGCGCCTGCAATTGTCTGGGGCGCCTGAGCGCCAACTTGTATTTCGGGTCGCCAAACCCGGTCCCGGAATTTGCCAGGACGGCGGCACCATAGCTTTGCGAAGGCAGCTTGGCAACGACCGGCGGTGTCTCACGTGTTGTGCTGAGGGGCTCTCGCGCCTAAGATCTGTATCCCAAATGGTACGGAAACCATATGAAGTCTATTCTCACCACGGACACTTTCGATTCATGGTTCGCCGGCCTCCGGGACAAGCGGGCCGTCATGCGCATCCAGGCGCGCATCGATCGAGCGGAGGGCGGCAACTTCGGCGACTGCGAGCCGGTCGGCGAGGGTGTTTCGGAGATGCGTATTCACTATGGGCCAGGTTATCGGGTGTACTTCATCCAACGGGGCCTGGAGATCGTGATCCTGCTGGCAGGCGGCGAAAAGTCTACCCAGCAAAACGATATCAAGGCCGCGATCGACATCGCGCGACAGCTTTAGGAGGTCGGCATGACTACCGTCAAACTGCGCAAATGGGATAGCGCCGAATACCTCAAAACCGATGAGGACATGGCGCTCTACCTGGAAGCCTGCATCGAGGAAGCCGGCGACGATGCGGCGTTCATTGTGAGGGCGCTGGGCACTATCGCCCGAGCCCGAGGTATGACGCAGCTGGCGCGAGACACTGGTCTCGGGCGCGAAAGCCTGTACAAGGCTCTGTCAGGTGAAAGCAACCCGAGTTTCGCGACCATTCTCAAGGTGACGCGCGCGCTTGGCATCAAGCTTCACGCAGAAGTCATCCCCACCCACGCGGCGGGTTGAGCCGCGATCCAAACAATAAGCCCCGTTCGAGCGTAATGCTGTTCAGATAAGCGTTTGGTTCCCTCTCCCGTTTACGGAAGAGGGTTAGGGAGAGGGCATAAACAGCGCTTTTCCCTCTCCCACCAGCCCATCCCCCACACGTGGGAGAGGGGTGAAAGCGCTTAAGTGAACCGCATTACGTTTGAGCGGGGCTTTTTGTTGGCGAAAGATTGGTCAGAGACTCAGCCGCATGGACAGGTCGACGGCTTTGACGTCTTTGGTCAGGGTGCCGATGGAGATGTAGTCGACGCCCGTTTCGGCGATGGTGCGCAGGGTGGTTTCGTTGACGCCGCCGGAGGCTTCGAGCTTGGCGCGGCCACTGGTGAGGCTGACGGCGCTGCGCATGTCGTCGAGGCTGAGTTCGTCGAGCATGATGATGTCGGCGCCGGCATCCAGGGCCTGCTGGAGCTCGTCGAGGTTTTCCACTTCCACTTCCACCGGCTTGCCGGGGGCGATGCGGTGGGCGGCGTCGACGGCCTGGGCGATGCCGCCGGATGCGGCGATATGGTTTTCCTTGATGAGGAAGGCGTCGTACAGACCGATGCGGTGGTTGTGGCCGCCGCCGCAGGTCACGGCGTACTTCTGCGCCAGGCGCAGGCCGGGCAGGGTCTTGCGGGTGTCGAGGAGTTTCACCCGGGTGCCTTGCACCAGGCTCACATAGTGGCCGACGCGGGTGGCGACGCCCGACAGGCACTGGAGGAAGTTCAGCGCGCTGCGCTCGCCGCTGAGCAGGGCGCGGGCCGGGCCTTCGAGGTGGAAGAGGGCCTGGTTGGCTTCGGCACGCTGGCCATCCTGCACGTGCCACTCCACCCTCACCCGTGGGTCGATCTGGCGGAACACTTCGTTCACCCAGGCGGTGCCGGCGACGATGGCTGCTTCGCGGGTGATCACGGTGGCGCGGGCCTGGCGGTCGCCGGGAATGAGTTGGGCGGTGATGTCGCCGCTGCCGATGTCTTCCTTGAGGGCGGTGTGTACGTTGGCCTCGATTTCAGCGGCGAGGTCAGCGAGGAGAAGGTTGGGCATGGTGGGCTCCGCGGGCAGGATGGCGGCGATTATAAAGGCTGCCGACGACCGGTGCAGTGCCGATGAACAACCGGCTCGCGGTTTCTGCTAGATAGTCAGGGGTGCAGGCTGCGCGTTCGTCGGCGGCGGTTCCTGCATCTGTGACTTGATTCATGTCTGTAGGAAATCTCCGCTTGGTTGTCATGGCGTCATCCATATAATGACATCGGAAATTTCTAATTTGACGCCAGATGATTGACGTTATGGATGACTCCCCATGTTCGAATTGCGGTCCGACACGCCCTTTGGAAGGGCGCGGCCTGCGGGAGGCTCGTGATGCAGACCGACGCTAAGGTGGTGCCGCTGAACAAGGGGGCCGCCGAGCAATCGCCAACTTCGCCGGTAGGTAGGCTGCCCGTGGCCTTGATCCAGGTGCGCGACAAAGTGGCATTGCAGTTGAAGCAGACGCTTCAGATGCTGTTCGACAATGCGGACGACACCCTCTTCGAGATGGCGGACCGCGCCACCAGCAATGCCGAGCAGAATGCCTTCTTCGAGGCCATGCGCGACCTGCGGCTCAAGCGCAAGAGCATCGAGCGTGCCTTCCTGCAGCAGGTCCTGGAGTCATTTTCCTCTCTCAACCAGTATGAGATCGGCAAGGCACCGCAGCTGGACGCGGTGTCCTTCGACAGTCTGTCGCTGGTGCAGAACGACGAACTGGAGGAAACCGTGGCGCTGGACGCCATGGTTGCCAAGGTGATGGCGCGCGACGGCGTCGCCCTGGGCCACCTCACCACCCGCTTCAATGCCCTGGTCAGCAAGAAGGTCGACGACAAGTCCAACCCGCTGGGCCCGCGCCTGTTGTGCGAGGCCTTCCTGGATGCCTGCCGCAGCCTCGGCGTGGAGATCAAGGTCAAGCTGATCATCTTCAAACTGTTCGAGAAGTACGTCCTCGCCGAGCTGGACCCGCTGTATGCCGAGGCCAATCAGCTCCTGGTGGCCGCCGGCGTGCTCCCGGACCTGCGTTCGGCGCCCCCCCGGCGCGAGCCGGAGCGTCCCGGATCGGGGCGTCCCGCTCAGTCCGCCGCCGCACCGGGTGCCGTCCAGGCCACCGACGAGGGGGTGCAGGAAGTCTTCGGTGTGCTTCAGGACCTGTTGTCGCAGGTGCGCGGCCACGCGTTGCCGAGTCGCGAGCACCCCGTCGATGCCGTGCCGGTCAGCAGCGTCGACCTGATGCGCCTGCTGTCGCACCTGCAGCAACACCTGCCGCAGCAGCCGAGCGCCGATTACGACCTGCGCATCAGCCTCGACCAGTTGCTCACTCGTGCCAGTGCCCGCAGCGGTCGCGCGCGGGTGGTCGGCCAGGTCGACGATGACGTCATCAACCTGGTGTCGATGCTATTCGAGTTCATTCTTGATGACCGCACCCTGCCGGATTCGCTGAAGGCCCTGATCGGCCGGATGCAGATTCCCATGCTCAAGGTCGCCCTGCTGGACAAGACCTTTTTCAGCCGCGGCAGCCATCCGGCCCGCCGCCTGCTCAACGAAATCGCCTCCGCCGCCCTGGGCTGGGTGGAGCAGGACGATGCCCAGCGCGACAGCCTCTACCACCGTATCGAGCAGGTGGTGCAGCGCCTGCTGAACGATTTCGTCGACGACCCGGCGATCTTCTCCGAACTGCTCGCCGAGTTCCTTGCCTACACCGGCGACGAGCGCCGCCGCAGCGAGCTGCTGGAGCAGCGTACCCGCGACGCCGAAGAGGGGCGCGCCAAGGCCGAACTGGCCCGTCGCCAGGTGGAAGACGCGCTCAACCAGCGCCTGCTCGGCCGGACCCTGCCGGAAGTGGTGGTGCGCCTGCTGCAGGAAGCCTGGAGCAAGGTGCTGCTGCTGACTTGCCTCAAGCACGGCGTGGAGTCGGCCGAATGGCAATCCGCGCTGCAGACCATGGACGACCTGGTGTGGAGCGTGGAGCCTCACGAG contains:
- a CDS encoding FAD/FMN-containing dehydrogenase gives rise to the protein MRSCLGVVLCLLATFGHGLEVGERLAPWTLLDQYEKPYSLNDGLQVLLVARSMEGGELVKAALEGRSSGYLEARRAVFVADISRMPSLVASLFAIPAMRNYTYRVLLDPEARVASRYPGDESRVLWLRLDRGRLMERKEFGDAAALRAALESLAP
- a CDS encoding energy-coupling factor ABC transporter permease, which translates into the protein MITADLLSAQTLALGWGLYLPAIAWAAWRAPWVELFSDVRRQHLVFGTVLLLFLLWLMRRDFDSGVSYHFIGMTAVTLLLDWPLAVLGGLVAQLGLLLLGKQELAALGINGVLLVLLPILVTELCASWVEHYQPRNLFVYIFCCGFFPAALAALLCVLVGLGLLWMDGLFPMPPWLEDFIGYLWLVMFPEAFINGTAVTALVVFCPEWLETFNRTRYLQAPWKDDDTRS
- the yacG gene encoding DNA gyrase inhibitor YacG; protein product: MSQPVTVECPTCGAPVEWGPQSPSRPFCSERCKLIDLGAWAAEEHAIPGDNLEDDLFSGDLPPREH
- the coaE gene encoding dephospho-CoA kinase (Dephospho-CoA kinase (CoaE) performs the final step in coenzyme A biosynthesis.), with the protein product MNKPWILGLTGGIGSGKSAVAAHFSDLGVHLVDADQAARWVVEPGRPALAKIAEHFGNDVLQADGQLDRAALRQRIFENAEERRWLESLLHPLIGQEISQYLARAESPYAILVSPLLIESGQHRLTQRILLVDAPETAQIQRTMQRDNVPEAQVQAILKVQASREERLKHAHDVLLNDRDLNWLRREVERLHDFYLTLRGGQP
- a CDS encoding prepilin peptidase, which translates into the protein MQLIDFLASHALAFVLCALVLGLLVGSFLNVVIHRLPQMMLRDWQEQAREALSLPAEPKGPAFNLILPNSRCPHCSHEIRAWENIPLVSYLALGGKCSSCKAPISKRYPLVELFCGLLSAYVAWQFGFGWQAGAFLVLTWGLLAMSLIDVDHQLLPDVLVLPLLWLGLILNSQGLFASLEDALWGAVAGYMSLWSVYWLFKLVTGKEGMGHGDFKLLAMLGAWGGWQVLPLTILLSSLVGAILGVIMLRLRNQDTATPIPFGPYLAIAGWIALLWGDQITATYLQFAGFK
- a CDS encoding type II secretion system F family protein; the encoded protein is MAEKALKTSTFAWEGTDKKGSKVKGELTGATPALVKAQLRKQGINPTRVRKKSSSLLGAGKKIKPLDIALFTRQMATMMKAGVPLMQSFDIIGEGFEKPAMRTLVNEVKQEVAAGNSLANSLRKKPLYFDELYCNLVDSGEQAGALETLLDRVATYKEKTEALKAKIKKAMNYPIAVVVVAIIVSAILLIKVVPQFQSVFANFGAELPAFTLMVIGLSELLQEWWFFVLLGFFAIGFAIQQAHRKSEKFRDWVDHTVLKLPVVGDILYKSAVARFARTLATTFAAGVPLVDALDSVAGASGNVVFKNAVLKIKQDVSTGMQLNFSMRTTGVFPAMATQMTAIGEESGALDEMLDKVASFYEAEVDNAVDGLTALMEPMIMAVLGVLVGGLIIAMYLPIFQLGNVV
- the pilB gene encoding type IV-A pilus assembly ATPase PilB, which translates into the protein MTETASTLSGLAKQLVLTNLLDERSALQAHTQAQRNKIPLITYLVQNKLLKSRDLAEMAADQFGVAFLDLAGIDKESQPRDLVSEKLVRQHRALPLWRRGNKLFVAISDPTNHQAVTDIQFSTGLNTEAILVEDDKLGDAIEKFFDSAGSGMEDLGDVDLDGIDVEAVDDDKNDGPGGADADDAPVVRFVNKMLLDAIRGGSSDLHFEPYERAYRVRFRTDGMLHEVAKPPIQLASRISARLKVMAALDISERRKPQDGRIKMKISKTKSIDFRVNTLPTLWGEKIVMRILDPTSAQMGIDALGYEEEQKELYLTALKQPQGMILVTGPTGSGKTVSLYTGLNILNTVDINISTAEDPVEINLEGINQVNVNPKQGMDFAQALRAFLRQDPDVIMVGEIRDLETAEIAIKAAQTGHMVLSTLHTNSAAETLTRLRNMGVPAFNIATSVNLIIAQRLARKLCGHCKKEHEVPRETLLKEGFPEDRIGSFTLYAPVGCENCNQGYKGRVGIYEVVKITPAMQQLIMEEGNSIQIAQQARRDGFNDLRTSGLVKAMNGITSLEEVNRVTKD
- a CDS encoding pilin, with the translated sequence MKAQKGFTLIELMIVVAIIGILAAVALPAYQDYTKRAKMSEVVLAASACRTTVTEVVQSSSVSLPAANAWGCESASQSSRYVKAVSTTAAGVISVQATGFNDSDIDDKFITLTPYTDGAASSALAATDAGKTVAAWKCGPAATNGVPAKFLPGSCRGN